TTAGGCTTCtagtttcttttttatcttCGTGTATAACTAACTATTATGAattactagggtcggcccgccctacggccgggatttgattttaatttttgttatttttagtttgtataattattatttgatCTTGTTGTTTGTGTGTCAAGATGGTGAATTAAAATGGTATGTATGAaactaatttatgtttttaggtaTGGGCGAGGTCAATGGTTTTGATCTGATAGGGATAATATACGGGTTGAATTATTTAGTTTACTGATGGAGTCATGGTGGTTCTATTTTAGTGTtcggttaattttttttaaagaaaattaaatcataattgtGGAATAActtgttgtttattttgtttgggctataaataattgttttatctgttcttttaaatagattttcatGTTATGGTGTTGACACAACTCAATAAGAATTTGAGGCAGTTTGAAATTGAGTTGGTTTAGCgtttttttatagatttattaGTTTTTGTTGAATGCTACATCAGccctgtttttttttagttttttttgtttggtgtttgataattgtttctatcttaatttattttaacattagTTTGGCGTTACATATTTGTTACTTTTCTTgtattttatctttctttttccattgattttatttgttataaaaagatttGTCTTCAGTTTCGTCGCAGTTGACCAATTTTGGTAACTAATGCAATCGTTGCAATTATTTGACAAagacttgtatttttttttttttgaaactgaagaCTTGTATTTTTCTTTGCGGATCTcttaatatgtttgttttagtttaaattatctTGTTTCGCTTTTGTTTACTTTGTATCTTTTCgagttatttaatattatagCTTTTATTAAACTGTTGGcaaatatacttttttattttcatatctatgcatttttaataattaataaacattagCTTTCACTACTTTTTGAttacttcttttttgtttctctaTAAATCACATACTTTtcactattaaaataaaaaaaggtgGTTatctttttttccaaatttcacttaaataaaaatacaataaattttcaaaattttagtcaaTTAGATTTAACACGAAAAACATGAGTCATTCCtcgtttaaatatttttatttcttgaattcagaaatattttattttgtgtatttcttataaaattatattaatttataggtgaaattttgattttaacaaatttactctatattttttgaattcAGCAATATTTAGTCGGTTTTATGGATTACTCCAGCCGATTTTCTTGATGCAAAtgattttcacatatattaacaATTTACTCTATATTACCACATCCACATGacctttataattatattttcatatattaatattctattttacttcaaattaattatttatatatattattaaaaatatcaaaaatatccATACTTTCCGTTTTCTTTGTAATCCTCACAAATTTCTGGCTAGTAATCAAATCTAGCTGAGATACTATGATATGAGAAGAAGCTCTTAATGGTGTGTCAGCCTCCAACTTCCTCGCCAAGTATTGTCTAATCTCTTCTCTACCCAATTTTGTGATCGGCTGGAGTAATCCATAAAACCGGTTTGATTACATAAAGAGACCTATATCATACATGATATGTACAACGACAATCGGTTATGAAAACAAAGCTTCAAGCTTAAGCTACATAGGCTTAAGCAGAAAAAGACAGCGTACTCTTATCTTACACTCCATACCGTTAGTAATCTTAGTAAGCATCATGTATAAAGTTTACAGACTTTCTGAATTTTTCACGTAAATATAGCCTTTGAATACAACCCACTTGCATCACAACGAATGTAATAAAGGAAATGTGTGACGCACCTTTTCAGCTGTAGGTAGGTCCTTGGGTTTTAAAGACAACATATTCTCTAGCAGATGAAGCAGGAGGAATCAGCATGTGGAAACTTATGTGAGAAATGAATAGGCTTCTTCTTCGAGCTTTCCTGTTCCTAACATGTCGCATTCAGTGCACACATTTCAGCCAAAATAGTAACAATGCAGCTGTGGAATCTGGAAAGGGACGGGGACCTTCCAATGGCTTCCGCAGATTTGAGTTTCCAACATATCAGTCATCAAATCTAATTGCTGGACCACATGTTCACCCGGGGAAAAGAAGTTTCCTTGTAAGAGCTCTGCAGAAATGCACCCTATACGTTATTGTCAGCGTACTgaacataagaaaataattaaaaaaagaacattaCAAAGCCAATTACAATCTACAGGAGAAAGCACTAATGGCTACCATTTCCTATTAAGATAACATGTGATAAAATAATGTACGATTATGAAAACGACTTTTGCGTACAAATGTAAAACAACAAATGAGGCAAAATTATATTCCAAAGAGCATGTCATAATAACTTGATGGGTCACGTTGATTTCCCCAGCAATTATGTAGACCCAACATGGGAACACAATTTCTGCAGCTTTTGGATTACCAAAAAATACCATAGCCTACAACTTGGATACGAAGATACGGGGATTTTATATTCGCAGTTGATATTAGCTGGTGCCCGAAAAGATCACAAATTCACATTACTTTAATGAGTGTGAAAGAACTTACATTAGCTTCTGAAGCTGGATTTACCTTTCCGTTTACTGTGAATGGTCCACCAAGAAGAACAATCTGTCCgacatttttttaaaactcagGTTCAAGCTGAACAATCTGCATGTAAAGATAATAAAATCTTCAATAAGATAGTGagatagagatagagatgaGACCCAACAAATGAGCATGAGAAAGTCTAACCAGTGCGAtgtttgccagagatcccaaaGCAACAACAATGAGCTCTTGTGTTTCGTCTCTCCTAGGTTGGTTGATTTTCATCGGTTTGCCATGGAGACGTAAAAATTTAGTAAGCGTAGAGAGCCGGTAGGTTGCGATGATCACTTAGCCCATTGAAAACACTGACCTGCGAAGTTGTTACGGTAAGTAAAAGTGAGAtgcaaaacataaaataacaaaatattgatCTGGGTCAAACGAATATCAAAGCAAAGCAGTAACATTGATCTaaatgaagagagagagagagagagagagagagagagagagagagagagagaggagagagagagagagagagagagagagagagagagagagaggagagagagagagagagagagagagagagagagagagagagagagagagagagagagagaggagagagagagagagagagagagagagagagagagagagagagagagagaaattaTATGGGGGTGGAGGAGTACCTGAGAAGTTGCTTGTTAAAAGTTAAGGTTTTGCAATCCTATGTTGGGAAGGTGTAGAGGTGGAGAGAGTTAATAGGGACTCTAAACAGCCTTGGGTCATAAATGGCGTTGTATTACTTATTCCCGTAACGGTTCAAGGAGATGAATTGCAGACGGACCAACACGGAGCTCCACCCAGAGTTTTCTCACGAAGATGCGTCTCACACGACTCTACAACCTCAATTGTCAATTGACCTAATTGGAGTTCGATAAAGAACCCTAGATAGAAGTCTTCATCCTCGAAGAAGTTGAAGGCTACGACGGAGCAagcttttgttttggtttcagcCCATAAAACATTATTCAAAGCCTATAACAAAAGAAACTCGGTAAGTCCTTAACATTAACACGTTCAAAAGAAAGTCGGGCTAGTCCATAAACATTAATGAAGCTTCGCGTTAGTTTTATTAAGCTGGACAGGTGTCATCACCACGTTGACCGAACTAGTGAGATGGATGCTGATGTGTCTTCACCAGGAGAGAGTGAAgtctactttatataaatagatccCATAAGGTTTGTTTTATTTCTTCCCCTTCCTACGTATATCAGTTTCTATCTATTGGTGAGCTTCTCATTTAAAGTTTCTTAATAAAGAGAAAACTACCAATTTTCACATCATAACTCTTATATAGTAACAAATGTACACAATTTTCAACTTCATCTCAATTGCAAACCGTATAAATATAACAATCACACATCACAcgataaaaattcaaaactcgTTTACAGACTAagatttgatttagttttaatGGTTTATGATGTTAACAGACAGTAAACCTGTTCGTTGGTTTATATATGTACAATAGATACAAAGATCCGACTATGGATTGGCttaaacccgacccgaaacccTTTTAAAATCCCAAAAATTGATTTCATGATCTTTTAGtaccctaaaatctaaaaatccaGAGAGTATGTTTAATTTCTAATTGATACAAACCCATAAAGTATGAGTAATGAATCTGGAAATTCGAGTGGAATCTCTAGCGATCGAGCAAGAGATCACATTGTTGGTAATGCTGAAGAGATGTTGGTGTGGAGAGTTAGCTGTCTCCTCGATGTCCAAGTCGACTACAAATCCGGTTTATTAGATCCAGATGTATTAGTTTGATTTAATCCAATTTATATTCTCTATATGATGGTTTTGGTGTGGAACTAGGTATTTTTTCCCAACTTATTCCTTAATgttaaatataacataaataagaaattatttttttattcttgacAAAAAGAAACATTCATAACTTGTTACGACATTCATTTGAGAAAATTATATCAATTTCtctcttgatttttatttatttttgagttttagcttacatattttcagattttttcaCTGGAATCGTAAAGTGTTCTACATAACGCTTGttttatcaacaacaaaaaaacatgtcAAAATCTTGTGACTATAAGTAGtgaaagtttttttaaaatgaaacttttATTACTGATGAGAAGTAAACATGTTAGAGTATTAGAGATTACACGAGGTACatatgaataaaagaaaaaatctccATTTGCCGGGATTGCGTGagaatttaaatttatcttttaaccagataattattattaatataaagaatcgttttatatattcattaattgttttatatattatattgattATTCAAGTAGATAAATATGAACAATTTTCTTTAGAGCATCATTAATAGTTTCAttgatataatattaataaatttaatataatgtagttgtttaattaaatctaaataaaatactatagCTAATGATCAGTGCCGTCCCAAACTTTTGCGTGGCCTAAAACCTTTCCGAAAATGTGGCCCTCTAATGTAacttttatctaaaattattaaaaataatggtGGTAGTAATATTCGAACAAGATATAAAGAAGGTGTATTTTACTTGCTTAACCATCTTATAGTTTATCTTCTAAAAATTTTATTCACAATTTTCCACAAACAAAATTTATCAACCATATCTTTAATAcatattattgatattttatttaattattctatgattaattaaattacaaatacatttttattacttCTGAATTTTGAAAAAGCAATCAGTATAGACAACACAAATTAGgattttcactctattataatatcaaaatatgagAAATGCAAAAATTGCAAAAATTAGAATCTAATCATTATGAAGAAAATGTAGATGCAAATCTCTGAATTAATTCTGAGAGATTTCAAGACAATTATTTGTCTATGAAAAAGGTTGACACTTTGTAAATGGTATGGTGAGAAAGTTTTCTagtttgacaattttttttttttatgtttatgaaaacatatataaatgacATAAAGAACCAACAAACTTACATTTTTTAGTATTGATATTGAACCTAAGGAataaaaagctttttttttttgttttgaacatTAGGAATAAAAAAACTTCTAAACAAAAATTTGAGTTGTGGCCTaaatattattgtaaaaaaTGTGGCCTAAAGCTAAAAAGCTGCCTTACCTAAGGAACGGGCCTGCTAATGATATATAAATCCAAATGTATACAACTTTTTAAACTCTTTTCTATGAAAAATTCTCTTATTAGATATTCGTCTCGTTTTCTCTTTTTCATCTATGTTATTTTCATTTAGTAAGAATAGAAGACTCTTttgtcagaaaaaaaacaaaaagaatagaaTTAATGAATATTGGGCCCAGAACATAGTTTATGTTTGCTTTGCCAAAACTGTATATAACAGTGTTTACGGATTTGTGTGTTTAGGATAAGTTTTAACGTCtgttatttgataaaaatattgcttgtgcattttattttatttgaaattttaaattaaattcacaaatctcaataaattactaatttttaaatataacctttcagttgttttataaatacagagatttaattttatatttttaacaaacaatCTTTTATACCAAAATTTACTGTAAAtcaatttaacatatatatttatattaatgattaATTAAAGTAATTATCTACTCGTTTGTTTCTAACAGACTTTCTATATCcaccataaaataaatacaaatttgaTTTTCCAATAATCTCTTTATAATTAATGCTAAGGTAAAATCGACCTCATTATACAGTATTCTCTCCAGAGTCCACCAaaccaacaaaaataatatggcTTTCCAGCCAAACTTCGACACAACGCCCCCGTCCTACGTCGCTCCTCGTCCGTGGTGGTCACGACCAATGATGACTATTCCCCCACCTAGTGAACGTAAAGCCACTGGCAAGGAATGTGCGGCTATGTGGTCACCCTGTTGCGGCGGCTTATTCACCGTTGTCGTCGTGTTCTTAATCTTTTTGTTCATCGACAAAGCTCACTTCCATGCCAAAATCTCCCTCCAGTCCCTCGCCGTCTCATCCGCAACGTGGCAAGGCGATTTTCTCGTGAAAAATCCGAGCTCGAGATATTCTATCTACTACGACGGCGATGGGGCTGCCGTGAGGCTAGCTTCTCAAAACGTTGCCGTTTTAAACATCACTAGTCAACCTGTTTCTAAAGATCACACTGCTTTCTCGTTGTTTTTCGTTGCTGAGGGAAATCGAAGTGACATCATTTCAGGGGAGTTTGTCGTCAAACTCGGGGCGAAGCATAAGCGTTACGTGAATTATGATAAAGCTGGACATTTTAATATACGTTGCAAAAATGTGGCTCGAGGCCGTGGGAGGATTATATGTGAATCCTCTTTTACACATTTTAAGTTGTTTTCTTTACTAGGAGAACAAAACCCGAATTACGGAATTAGATATATCGATTAGGcttctgatttctttttcatcttGTTTAATTTTCTGTTGTGAATTAGTCCATACGTTTTGTTTTATTCCTCTCCTTCccatatatcaatatattaatTTCTAAGAGTAATgttaaatataagataaaataagtaataaagttttatatttaataaaaagaaacattcacATATGTTATCTGGACATTCGTTCGAGAAAACTATATCAATTTCTctcttgatcttttttttttttttacttagatATTTTTGCAGATATTCTCATTGGAACTGTTCTACTTCTACATAGCACTTGCGATTGTAAGtagtgaaaaattaaatttatactttctcattttaaaaaaatcttaaccaGATAACTATTAATGTAAAGAACTGTTTtatattcattaattttttatagatatatttacTTATGTAAACGATTAAAATAGATATCTTTAACAActttagagcatcattattgttTGGACCAATTTCGATCAAGTTCGAGGTTGAGCCGAAATAGAAACATGCCGAACAAAGTCCAATAGAAAAAAGTCCTACGACTCAAAGAAAGCGAGTTCGATTGTAATAGAGGAAAGTTCTGGAGATCGAGCGAACTGTTGAGAAAATAGCGGAGTCAACCCACCATAAAAAAAGAGTCCGTGTTAAGAAAAGAGCACACTTgaaaaaccctagagagagttAGCAACCTACATCGACCTCAAACCTAGCTCGTAATGAAACCATTTCTTTCGTTCGATCTCATTGTAGTTCTCGATCTCATTTCTTTATTATATTCAATTTCAACAATCAATAGAAGTCTATTTTCATCAACCAGAATCTGATTaaatcgttgtgttctaaggatattgttgtttacatcatttttttttctaagttttaCATCTCAAACCCTATTAAATATTTAGTGTAGATTTTATGATATACAATTATTAGTTCTATTGAGATAATATTAATACATTTaatatagtttaattatttagttaaagtttaaattataatatatataaactcatGGTATACAAGTTTTTTCACTGGAAATTCTCATATTATACATTCGTCTCTTAACCCCTCTTTcatctatttaattttttatttttgtaagaataGAAACTCGTTGAGATATTCTCTATGAGAATGctattaaatttgcttttgtATCTTTATCAAAAAAGAGGATTTACTACCGTACTAGGGATAAtcttaaatttaagaaaaacacGTTTTATATTAAAGCCTCaaaaattttaccttttaaaaagtatcataaattattttcatttaatcttATACAATAATATGATTAATTCCGGTTTCTTAGCCTGAGTTTAATtcatgatttaatatattttttacactTTACGATTAAGAGActatttttaacttttcttaattaaacttaaaaatctaaaaattatttaaccGAAACTAAAAAAACCAGCTAGAGACCAGAGGTAACCATGTTCTTGTAAATCATTATGTATACTACTAAGTATTAAGTCGGTTGAAATAGATTAGAGAAGATACTACGTATTTACGTCGCCGCTATCGACAGGTTCTAACTAAATCTCTCATAATTACAATAATCAAATAGAACTAGtgagataatattttttattattgttaagAGATTCTAAAGCAATGTCTTCTTCTTATCGGTTCACttctttttatttcaaatacaaaatataaatatactattatcATATAATAACGATGCTGTTAAATCCCTTAGATTTGCTGTGGGGGCATTTATCAACAATAGGAGATTAAtcctactatggaaaaacccTTTTAAATggaaaaacctttttttttttaaagttgcaGCGTTctatatatcaatactattaaaacagaaagcCCTTTTTTTAGGTGACCTTCTTTTTGTACTTATTTACCATTTTCTGCCACTGAATTATTTTTGTTCTATGCTTTTAATTTAAATGCTTTTATTATCTTACTAAAATCCCTACTTTTATTGatttccaaatattttccaCTCATCCATTGCttttaaatcaaaacataattaactaatgtaatttattatatacaaaatcgACAATGGAATTATTTAATAACAACTATTGATCGGAAATCttatagaaacaaaatattatgaaTCCCTGACATAACGATCGGGAATATGCCAAGAAATATTCTCAATTAACCAAATCCATGACAAaagatttctttttgttattattcAAACAACGCAAACACAATACATTACACCTTATACTATTATGACTATCTTacataatattaaattacaaatatcccttatgttacaacttacaagagTAAATAACAAGAGATCGACATAGTTTAACTTAGTGTCTATCATATTATATAACTAACTTTACTTCCTCATGGTCAATACTAAGGAGTTCACCTATTCATTTAAACTAATGTCAAAATCTCTCACATACCTGGATTATGTATGCAGCATTTGTCCGTCTCCTCACAACTGTCAATCTACAAAATTGTGATACAATTCAATCTGATTAGTTTATGAAATAACATATGTTATTTGTAACATTTATCACAAATTTAGCAATATACAATGAATCCTAAACCAGAAGTAAACCATATAccttaaaagaaaatcaaagtaTCCCTAAATcgagtatttatatttttcattatatttgaattttgtaaaaaaagtatcccaagatttttaaaacacgcaactataatatatttctgttttaacaTATCTGAACCATCAGAATCTACTTCTGAAAATGACCTTCGGTGCTCTAAATCTTTTTGTTAGTTAACCCatttttacttcaaaatttgaatatttatattatatccgaatatttttaaaatcaataatcaagattttatagaaattatttattttcttaacttaTTATACAAGATTCTTATTCACTATATATAATCCAACCGAACACCCTTGGATACAAAAAGGAAAACTCTAAACATCTCGATACTTTAATAGCACCTCCTAAGAAAATTAGTAGCCAAACTGATGTCAAACCTTTAAAAGTACGATGGTAGATTCAAGAAAGATCTGGAAGCAATTTAGTGCTCAATATGGCAAGAGTTTAAGATTATTCTCGCAGATCAAAATGTAAGAGATATCTTAATTTCATTTATCAAATTAGTTTGTTGTTAACGTTCAGTGGTTTTCTGATTATATTATGAGTTTTGTGCAGGGAACAAAAATACATgcaacatttttttgtaaaaggccTTCAAAAGATACATGCAACATTGAAACATATTTCTTGATTGGTAAGTCGTCATAtttaatgatttaatttttatcccAATAGTATTGATATGAAGTGTTATACTATATTAT
This genomic window from Raphanus sativus cultivar WK10039 unplaced genomic scaffold, ASM80110v3 Scaffold0358, whole genome shotgun sequence contains:
- the LOC108845563 gene encoding uncharacterized protein LOC108845563, producing the protein MAFQPNFDTTPPSYVAPRPWWSRPMMTIPPPSERKATGKECAAMWSPCCGGLFTVVVVFLIFLFIDKAHFHAKISLQSLAVSSATWQGDFLVKNPSSRYSIYYDGDGAAVRLASQNVAVLNITSQPVSKDHTAFSLFFVAEGNRSDIISGEFVVKLGAKHKRYVNYDKAGHFNIRCKNVARGRGRIICESSFTHFKLFSLLGEQNPNYGIRYID